One window from the genome of Paramisgurnus dabryanus chromosome 20, PD_genome_1.1, whole genome shotgun sequence encodes:
- the ky gene encoding kyphoscoliosis peptidase: MSCTIVKVASNKSNQPEDTAITTDLNNDTQKHNLDLKFENSEVKCKIQNEPGSHEIQTKFRAENTTESSLNNKSDPGGLQQNHPKPFTIVPLLLENHEGKLCEDQRPSTKRQLSAESAAKSVSVRKRSTVKKTQAEIVKPLGSPGTHLPAVCSSQRKPRKLLFSSTEIFNKIDTFAIEKGKKLREQEIFNARDIARAVTEGCRSDLEKLRAIWIWLCHNIEYDLEGYLGLSEKICSTDEVIRQGKGVCSGYSCLCVEMCRDVGIKCVEVSGYSKGMGYQAGDSLAEKHSDHEWNAVFVGGQWWLLDACWGAGTVNMKTQTFVKRYDDYYFLTEPSEFINSHFPDDQTWQLLSTPLSREEFEMRPMKTSAFYQFGLTLLQPTQYKTTTDEGEAIVSMTLSRPLTFTYEMRQRDPETGAPKKEHVDSSCGLLSVTHQGMKLRLLPPEPGAYEVQLFARREGEPGDLRWICSLELECPSIHQRQPLPDNPYQSWGLTPGALGLGVKGCSAKGEETLKVGEDGECKVILQTTRPLMMVCELVHHQLDAAMAKRCLAYQIASDQLVCNVICPHKGFYRLSAFVRDYDNASETFENVGNYLLHCHGRGINQNALYPAGLGLWCGPGMRTQEARLSNFSHTGAIVNAPQGRCNITFHCASPELQIHAVLYSEYHKDARFPLSRYVFLTFTNTKVTVSVCTPGAGVYRLGLYGRKSPQQDYMLLCDYIIRNVCDKHIDPFPCVYLAWGRKCVLLEPRAGVLAPQSLVGFRVRVPDAQRVCVVGENRTDLKKNKSQVWEGEAHTGNATQLKLAAVTKETNNMDILMTFDVLNLENEL, translated from the exons ATGAGTTGCACAATTGTAAAAG TCGCATCAAATAAGAGCAACCAACCAGAGGACACTGCAATAACCACAGACTTAAACAATGACACGCAGAAACATAACCTTGACTTGAAGTTTGAAAACAGTGAGGTGAAATGCAAAATTCAAAATGAACCCGGGAGCCATGAGATTCAGACCAAATTTAGAGCAGAAAACACCACAGAAAGCAGTCTGAATAACAAGAGCGACCCAGGAGGTTTACAGCAAAATCATCCAAAGCCCTTCACCATTGTACCATTGTTGTTGGAGAATCACGAAGGGAAGTTATGTGAAGATCAGCGGCCAAGCACTAAGCGTCAGCTGTCTGCAGAAAGTGCAGCAAAGTCTGTCAGTGTAAGGAAGAGAAGCACTGTGAAGAAAACACAGGCAGAGATTGTAAAACCCCTCGGCAGCCCTGGCACGCATTTACCTGCAGTCTGCTCCTCTCAGAGGAAACCCCGAAAACTGCTGTTCTCTAGTACTGAGATCTTTAACAAGATAGACACATTCGCCATTGAGAAAGGAAAAAAG CTGAGGGAGCAGGAAATATTCAACGCTCGGGATATTGCACGTGCAGTCACCGAAGGATGCAGAAGTGATCTGGAAAAACTCAGGGCCATATGGATCTGGCTATGCCATAATATTG AGTATGATTTAGAGGGATACCTTGGTCTCTCTGAAAAGATCTGCTCGACCGATGAGGTCATAAGGCAGGGAAAGGGTGTATGTAGTGGATATTCTTGCCTCTGTGTGGAAATGTGCAG GGATGTGGGTATTAAGTGTGTGGAGGTGAGTGGGTACAGCAAAGGCATGGGATACCAGGCCGGGGACAGTTTAGCTGAGAAGCACTCTGATCATGAATGGAATGCTGTCTTCGTTGGGGGTCAGTGGTGGCTGCTTGATGCTTGCTGGGGCGCTGGCACTGTCAACATGAAAACCCAAACATTTGTGAAGAG GTATGATGACTATTATTTTCTTACTGAACCCAGTGAGTTTATAAACTCGCATTTCCCCGATGACCAGACGTGGCAACTACTTAGCACACCTCTCTCCAGGGAAGAGTTTGAAATGAGACCCATGAAGACCTCAGCATTTTATCAATTTGGATTGACCCTCCTACAACCCACGCAGTACAAAACAACCACAG ACGAAGGGGAAGCGATTGTGTCCATGACCCTGTCCAGGCCACTGACCTTTACCTATGAGATGAGGCAGCGGGACCCTGAAACAGGAGCTCCAAAGAAGGAGCATGTTGACAGCTCTTGTGGTCTTCTATCAGTCACCCATCAAGGGATGAAGCTGCGTCTACTTCCCCCCGAACCCGGTGCTTATGAGGTGCAACTCTTTGCCCGCCGAGAAGGTGAGCCCGGTGATTTGCGCTGGATTTGCTCTCTTGAGCTGGAGTGTCCGAGCATCCACCAAAGGCAGCCGTTGCCTGATAACCCCTATCAGAGCTGGGGCTTAACACCCGGGGCATTGGGACTAGGAGTCAAGGGCTGCAGTGCCAAAGGAGAAGAGACTCTAAAGGTGGGTGAGGATGGGGAGTGCAAGGTGATCCTACAAACAACACGACCTCTGATGATGGTGTGTGAACTTGTACACCATCAGCTCGACGCTGCTATGGCAAAGCGCTGCCTTGCATATCAAATAGCATCAGACCAGCTGGTGTGCAATGTCATTTGCCCGCACAAAGGATTTTATCGATTGTCAGCATTCGTGCGAGATTACGACAACGCAAGCGAGACCTTTGAAAACGTTGGAAACTACTTGTTGCACTGTCATGGCAGAGGGATAAATCAAAACGCGCTTTATCCCGCCGGCCTGGGCCTGTGGTGTGGTCCGGGGATGCGAACACAAGAAGCCAGACTTTCCAACTTCAGCCACACGGGGGCGATAGTGAACGCACCACAGGGCCGGTGCAACATCACCTTCCACTGTGCATCACCAGAACTTCAAATACATGCGGTGCTTTACAGCGAATATCACAAGGACGCACGTTTCCCGCTGTCCCGATATGTGTTTTTGACATTTACAAACACTAAGGTAACCGTTAGCGTGTGTACACCTGGAGCTGGAGTCTATCGCCTTGGGCTTTATGGACGCAAATCCCCCCAACAAGACTATATGTTGCTGTGTGACTACATTATCAGaaatgtgtgtgataagcataTAGATCCGTTCCCTTGTGTGTATTTGGCATGGGGGAGAAAATGCGTGTTGCTGGAGCCACGTGCAGGTGTGCTGGCTCCCCAAAGCTTGGTGGGTTTTCGTGTACGGGTGCCCGACGCACAAAGGGTGTGTGTCGTGGGGGAGAATCGAACAGACTTGAAAAAGAATAAGAGCCAAGTTTGGGAAGGTGAGGCTCACACTGGAAATGCCACACAGCTCAAACTCGCTGCTGTCACCAAGGAAACCAATAATATGGATATTCTCATGACCTTTGATGTTCTTAACCTGGAGAATGAACTGTGA